One stretch of Arachis duranensis cultivar V14167 chromosome 1, aradu.V14167.gnm2.J7QH, whole genome shotgun sequence DNA includes these proteins:
- the LOC127747620 gene encoding uncharacterized protein LOC127747620: protein MADAPPPTPSELLRMVTELQQANQQMAEANQRMMEENQRMQQQIQQLANARIQHNNDHHGRQDNDERQSAPTHVSETPQDDEGGGPRNDEAPPEDEDNEPDNSAGPFTADIMNFQLPRQFTLPTTLTPYDGLGDPKKHVKKFRSIMIVNGASDPILCRCFPSFLDGPALDWFCSLPADSISRFQELAKQFEDHFAASAIYLHDSDYLTTVKQGPQESLKDYITRFTKIAMKIPDLHPEVHLHAIKSGLRPGKFQETIAVSKPKTLAEFREKAKGQIDIEELRQARKAENSFNAKRDDIIKEILNSKLIKPPRRAGSYPEPKNIDKSKYCTFHQKYGHTTDECVIAKDLLERLARQGHLDKYIAGHIQKRTIPTTDPSPLGSSSRDKEKAPAQPRGIINYISGGYTGGGSTSSARKRTYRAMLAVGDTTNNAQPVQDMPKMTFRPADYNCVATNLDDPVVISLQLGDLIVRKVLLDSGSSADVLFFATFEKMKLSTNIL from the exons ATGGCTGATGCACCACCACCTACCCCGTCCGAGCTCCTCCGGATGGTTACCGAGCTTCAACAAGCAAACCAACAAATGGCCGAGGCAAATCAACGTATGatggaagaaaatcaaaggatgcaacaacaaattcaacaattaGCCAATGCTCGTATCCAGCATAATAACGATCACCATGGACGACAAGACAATGATGAGCGGCAATCTGCGCCAACGCATGTCTCGGAAACACCTCAAGATGATGAAGGAGGTGGCCCTCGCAATGATGAAGCCCCTCCTGAAGACGAGGATAATGAGCCCGACAATTCTGCAGGGCCATTCACAGCTGATATAATGAACTTTCAGCTTCCCAGGCAATTTACCTTGCCTACAACGTTAACCCCCTATGATGGCCTGGGAGATCCGAAGAAACACGTCAAAAAGTTCCGATCTATTATGATCGTTAACGGTGCATCCGATCCTATTTTGTGCCGAtgttttccttcttttctaGATGGTCCTGCACTTGACTGGTTTTGCTCTTTGCCTGCAGATTCCATCTCACGCTTTCAGGAACTGGCGAAGCAATTCGAGGATCACTTCGCGGCATCGGCAATATATCTACATGACTCCGACTATTTAACAACCGTTAAGCAAGGTCCTCAGGAAAGCCTGAAGGACTACATCACCCGCTTCACGAAGATCGCTATGAAAATTCCGGACCTTCATCCGGAGGTCCATTTACATGCAATCAAAAGCGGCTTACGCCCAGGGAAGTTCCAGGAGACCATTGCTGTATCCAAGCCAAAGACACTAGCCGAATTTCGTGAGAAAGCTAAGGGCCAGATAGACATTGAAGAGCTTCGTCAAGCCAGGAAAGCTGAAAATTCG TTTAATGCCAAAAGAGACGACATTATCAAGGAAATTCTGAATTCTAAGTTGATCAAACCCCCTCGAAGGGCTGGCAGTTACCCTGAACCCAAGAATATCGACAAATCCAAGTACTGCACATTTCATCAGAAGTATGGTCATACAACCGATGAATGCGTTATCGCAAAGGACCTCCTTGAACGCCTGGCGAGACAAGGACATCTTGACAAATATATTGCAGGCCATATACAGAAAAGGACTATTCCTACAACGGACCCATCTCCTCTGGGGTCATCATCCAGGGACAAAGAAAAAGCCCCTGCTCAGCCGCGGGGTATCATCAATTACATCTCTGGAGGATACACTGGAGGCGGGTCCACAAGCTCGGCCAGAAAGCGCACGTATAGAGCCATGTTGGCTGTTGGAGATACCACCAACAATGCTCAGCCTGTACAAGACATGCCAAAGATGACCTTCCGTCCAGCCGACTATAATTGCGTTGCCACAAACTTGGATGACCCTGTTGTCATCTCTCTCCAATTAGGAGACTTAATAGTTCGGAAAGTACTGCTGGACTCAGGCAGCAGCGCCGACGTATTATTTTTTGCTACAtttgagaaaatgaaattaagtaCTAACATTTTATAA